The proteins below come from a single Triticum aestivum cultivar Chinese Spring chromosome 5D, IWGSC CS RefSeq v2.1, whole genome shotgun sequence genomic window:
- the LOC123125214 gene encoding dehydration-responsive element-binding protein 1H, with protein MPLVQPASGKTIKQCTPQDTKILTLPSQAQPALTHHRTPSTVRSSSSQHRPPAAMDMSGSDQQWSSPSSPSSTSSHPKRPAGRTKFKETRHPVYRGVRRRGNAGRWVCEVRVPGQRGERLWLGTYLTADAAARAHDAAMLGLLGRSAACLNFPDSAWLLAVPPALTDLAAVRRAALAAVEDFQRRHAANGAATVPTDEETSSASAPSSADNAGGSSATSQPSAEGTFEVPSAMGSDMFELDLSGEMDLGTYYADLADGLLLEPPSSLDSGACWDTGDGGADSGLWSY; from the coding sequence ATGCCGCTTGTCCAGCCCGCGTCAGGCAAAACTATAAAGCAGTGCACTCCACAAGACACTAAAATCCTAACACTCCCATCTCAAGCTCAACCTGCTCTCACACACCACAGAACACCGTCCACCGTACGAAGCTCATCAAGCCAGCACCGACCACCTGCCGCGATGGACATGAGCGGCTCGGACCAGCAATGGAGCTCCCCTTCctcgccgtcctcgacctcctcgcacCCGAAGCGTCCCGCCGGGCGCACCAAGTTCAAGGAGACGCGCCACCCGGTGTACCGCGGCGTGCGGCGCCGGGGCAACGCTGGCCGCTGGGTGTGCGAGGTGCGCGTCCCCGGGCAGCGCGGCGAGCGGCTCTGGCTCGGCACGTACCTCACCGCCGACGCGGCCGCGCGTGCGCACGACGCCGCCATGCTCGGCCTGCTCGGTCGCTCGGCCGCGTGCCTCAATTTCCCCGACTCCGCGTGGCTCCTTGCCGTGCCCCCCGCGCTCACCGACCTCGCGGCCGTCCGGCGCGCGGCCCTGGCCGCCGTGGAAGACTTCCAGCGCCGGCATGCCGCCAACGGCGCAGCCACCGTCCCCACCGATGAGGAGACCTCCAGCGCGTCCGCTCCGTCGTCTGCCGACAATGCGGGCGGCTCGTCAGCGACTTCGCAGCCTTCGGCCGAGGGAACGTTCGAGGTGCCGTCCGCAATGGGCAGCGACATGTTCGAGCTGGACTTGTCCGGGGAGATGGACCTGGGCACGTACTACGCGGACCTCGCGGACGGGCTGCTCCTGGAGCCGCCGTCATCGCTGGACAGTGGGGCGTGCTGGGATACCGGAGACGGCGGAGCTGACTCCGGGCTCTGGAGCTACTGA